A window from Micromonospora terminaliae encodes these proteins:
- a CDS encoding TerC family protein produces the protein MTELSYLSAAELSSVGTPTLWAVTIAGVLALLVLDFLVTRKPHEVSLKEALGWSAFYVALPLAFGAWVWGRYGSEQGVQYLTGYLVEKSLSVDNLFVFMLLLAAFAVPAVLAQRVLLYGIAGALVLRAVFIALGAAALQTLDFAFLLFALILIATAVKLLRDALSGHQQEVDIDKMRSVRLLRKVMPVVDEYHGPKMTVRSAGRRALTPFALVVVAVLATDVVFAVDSVPAVYGITEDPYLVFATNAFALLGLRALYFVLHAALSRLVHLSYGLAAILAFIGLKLGLHWAHGIWPGVPQIPTLASLGVIIGVLVIVTLTSLRATRDRAGGERAVAAERR, from the coding sequence ATGACCGAGTTGTCGTACCTGTCCGCTGCCGAGCTGTCGTCGGTCGGCACCCCCACCCTCTGGGCGGTGACCATCGCCGGCGTGCTGGCGCTGCTGGTGCTCGACTTCCTGGTCACCCGGAAGCCGCACGAGGTCTCCCTGAAGGAGGCGCTGGGCTGGTCGGCCTTCTACGTCGCCCTGCCGCTGGCCTTCGGCGCCTGGGTGTGGGGCCGCTACGGCTCCGAGCAGGGCGTCCAGTACCTCACCGGCTACCTGGTGGAGAAGTCGCTCTCGGTCGACAACCTCTTCGTCTTCATGCTGCTGCTGGCCGCGTTCGCGGTGCCCGCCGTGCTGGCCCAGCGGGTGCTGCTCTACGGCATCGCCGGCGCGCTCGTGCTGCGGGCCGTCTTCATCGCCCTGGGCGCCGCCGCGCTCCAGACCCTCGACTTCGCGTTCCTGCTCTTCGCGCTCATCCTGATCGCCACCGCGGTCAAGCTGTTGCGCGACGCCCTCTCCGGGCACCAGCAGGAGGTCGACATCGACAAGATGCGGTCGGTCCGGCTGCTGCGCAAGGTCATGCCGGTGGTCGACGAGTACCACGGCCCGAAGATGACCGTCCGGAGCGCCGGCCGGCGTGCGCTCACCCCGTTCGCCCTCGTGGTGGTCGCCGTGCTGGCCACCGACGTGGTCTTCGCCGTCGACTCGGTGCCCGCCGTCTACGGCATCACCGAGGACCCGTACCTGGTCTTCGCCACCAACGCCTTCGCCCTGCTCGGCCTGCGGGCGCTCTACTTCGTCCTGCACGCCGCCCTGAGCCGCCTCGTGCACCTCAGCTACGGCCTGGCCGCCATCCTCGCCTTCATCGGCCTCAAGCTGGGCCTGCACTGGGCGCACGGCATCTGGCCCGGCGTGCCGCAGATCCCCACCCTCGCCTCGCTGGGCGTGATCATCGGCGTCCTGGTGATCGTCACGCTGACCAGCCTGCGCGCCACCCGCGACCGGGCCGGCGGGGAGCGGGCGGTGGCCGCCGAGCGGCGCTGA
- a CDS encoding sulfite oxidase-like oxidoreductase, whose translation MGIVSPGFQGRPRTAEPALPPGQYLTQDFPVLSAGPTPRVPLDTWEFVLTTETGAEYRWSWDELMGLPQETPHVDIHCVTHWSKLGTDWQGVSLDTLLDGVDTAARYALAHSYGGYTTNLPLDDLRGGRAWVAHTYDGGPLPAEHGGPARLLVPHLYFWKSAKWVRGIRLLTDDQPGFWETAGYHDYGDPWREQRYQGD comes from the coding sequence GTGGGAATCGTCTCGCCGGGCTTTCAGGGCCGGCCCCGTACGGCCGAACCGGCCCTGCCACCGGGGCAGTACCTCACGCAGGACTTCCCGGTGCTGTCCGCCGGGCCGACGCCCCGGGTGCCGCTGGACACCTGGGAGTTCGTGCTCACCACCGAGACCGGCGCCGAGTACCGCTGGTCCTGGGACGAGCTCATGGGCCTGCCGCAGGAGACGCCGCACGTCGACATCCACTGCGTCACCCACTGGTCGAAGCTGGGCACCGACTGGCAGGGGGTCTCGCTGGACACCCTGCTCGACGGCGTCGACACGGCCGCCCGGTACGCCCTGGCCCACTCCTACGGCGGCTACACGACCAACCTGCCGCTGGACGACCTGCGCGGCGGCCGGGCCTGGGTGGCGCACACCTACGACGGCGGCCCGCTCCCCGCCGAGCACGGCGGGCCGGCCCGGCTGCTCGTCCCGCACCTCTACTTCTGGAAGTCCGCCAAGTGGGTCCGGGGCATCCGCCTGCTCACCGACGACCAGCCGGGCTTCTGGGAGACGGCCGGCTACCACGACTACGGCGACCCGTGGCGCGAGCAGCGCTACCAGGGCGACTGA